From Lentimicrobiaceae bacterium, the proteins below share one genomic window:
- a CDS encoding AsmA-like C-terminal region-containing protein — protein sequence MKKRTIILISIAVVLVASVILFIIKLPSIKRSIKDKAISMINEQISVPVHVGDISVSFFKYFPNVSVSFNDVSCRGSNPSETQPDLLAVKNIDIEFNFIKVIKKNFEVNTINISDGKINILEFDNNENNFDISVKTGSSEDSSRKTLIKNLKINDIELYYKKSNKFELACFINELKIQKKSSVLGTYGYKIKTDITPSEIYFNNQLNKFSNHNIKLKSDVDLNTDNKTIAFDNCNVKINKVSADIDGSFCYNKGAENAELTYKTDKINLAYLVEIIPENYLEKVRNYKFGGEIKSDGKIKYANNSVSNYINVKAYNISAKSVPNDLNINSLSFDAQYINSNAEKNKIELKNLKGKYNEINFEGDFNLNHKGQDIYNANIISNFTADKVNSIAKLNDIDFIKGGVSLNAHIEGDFNDIINKHFDIDSTHFSGTISLQDVELKPKVMGKPFKNIVSEFAIVNNNLYCNHLNFIVGKSDVSFSGVFENAVKTILIDEEVALLKGNIISNQLDAADFKIETSDSTKSGKFALPHIFSDIEIKKFIYEKLNISDFSGTFIYNSDYSEFRNLKANTLSGSVDGNLKLKFNNDQPELVQTEFTFNNIDIHELFVATDNFGFNDLKANNIYGKLSGNLTLLSPFKDNKIDLSQLKMHSVFTINDGRLLKLELAEKLSKFIRIDELNDMKFASLTNEISIKDGVLSLPNMLIRSNALDFSLMGNHSITDKNFSYHCTLLLSDVLWSKWKKKNPDKYLESEKEEEFGKGKSKLFVVIAGDGNGVSIKYDREVSRQKFKKDVEEQKIDLKQALNREFNWFKNDTTLKKDVNKTQSTEEKTFTIEWEDE from the coding sequence CTATAATATTAATTTCGATTGCGGTTGTTCTTGTAGCATCAGTTATTTTGTTCATCATAAAATTGCCAAGTATAAAACGAAGCATAAAAGATAAGGCAATAAGCATGATAAACGAACAAATATCGGTGCCTGTGCATGTTGGCGATATTAGTGTTTCGTTTTTTAAGTATTTCCCTAATGTAAGTGTTTCGTTTAACGATGTTTCTTGTCGTGGAAGCAATCCTTCCGAAACACAACCCGATTTGCTTGCCGTAAAAAACATTGACATTGAATTTAACTTTATAAAAGTTATAAAGAAAAACTTTGAAGTAAATACCATAAACATAAGCGATGGAAAAATTAATATTCTTGAATTTGACAACAACGAAAACAACTTCGATATCAGCGTAAAAACCGGTTCCAGCGAAGACAGCAGCAGAAAAACCTTAATTAAAAATCTGAAAATAAACGATATAGAACTGTACTACAAAAAAAGTAATAAATTTGAACTTGCTTGTTTTATTAACGAGCTTAAAATTCAGAAAAAAAGTTCGGTTCTCGGCACTTACGGCTACAAAATAAAGACTGATATTACTCCTTCCGAAATATATTTTAACAATCAGCTTAATAAATTCAGCAATCATAATATTAAGTTGAAATCGGATGTGGATTTAAACACTGACAATAAAACAATTGCTTTCGACAATTGTAACGTAAAAATTAATAAGGTTTCTGCCGATATCGACGGCTCTTTTTGCTACAACAAAGGGGCCGAAAATGCCGAACTTACCTACAAAACCGACAAAATTAACCTAGCTTATCTTGTAGAAATAATTCCGGAAAATTATTTGGAAAAAGTGCGCAATTATAAATTTGGCGGAGAAATAAAGTCTGATGGAAAAATAAAATATGCCAACAATAGCGTTTCCAACTACATTAACGTGAAAGCTTACAATATTTCGGCTAAATCGGTGCCTAACGATTTAAATATCAACTCTTTGTCCTTTGATGCACAGTACATTAATTCCAATGCAGAGAAAAACAAAATTGAGCTTAAAAATTTGAAAGGCAAATACAACGAAATTAATTTTGAAGGCGACTTCAACCTCAACCACAAAGGACAGGATATTTACAATGCCAACATTATTTCAAATTTTACAGCCGATAAAGTCAACAGTATTGCCAAACTAAACGACATTGATTTTATAAAAGGCGGTGTTTCACTGAATGCCCACATTGAAGGCGACTTCAACGATATTATCAACAAGCACTTTGATATTGATAGCACACATTTTTCTGGTACAATTTCTCTGCAAGATGTGGAATTAAAACCCAAAGTTATGGGTAAACCCTTTAAAAACATAGTAAGCGAATTTGCAATTGTAAACAATAATTTATACTGCAATCACTTGAATTTTATTGTTGGCAAATCGGATGTTTCGTTCAGCGGAGTTTTTGAAAATGCAGTAAAAACTATTCTCATCGATGAAGAAGTTGCTTTGCTGAAAGGTAATATTATTTCCAATCAATTAGATGCAGCCGACTTCAAAATTGAGACTTCGGACAGCACCAAAAGCGGTAAATTCGCTTTGCCGCATATATTTTCGGATATAGAAATTAAAAAATTTATTTACGAAAAGCTAAATATAAGCGATTTTAGCGGAACATTCATCTACAACAGCGACTACAGCGAGTTCAGAAACCTAAAAGCCAACACTCTCAGCGGTTCTGTTGATGGAAATTTGAAACTTAAATTCAATAACGATCAACCCGAGTTGGTGCAAACCGAATTTACATTCAACAACATAGATATTCACGAACTTTTTGTGGCTACAGATAATTTCGGATTCAACGACTTAAAAGCAAATAATATTTACGGAAAATTGAGCGGGAACCTGACGCTATTGTCGCCTTTCAAAGACAATAAAATCGACCTGTCGCAACTTAAGATGCATAGCGTGTTTACTATCAACGACGGCAGACTTCTTAAACTTGAATTAGCCGAAAAACTGTCGAAATTTATTCGTATAGACGAACTTAACGACATGAAATTTGCATCGCTGACCAACGAAATAAGCATTAAAGATGGTGTACTATCATTGCCGAACATGCTAATACGCTCCAACGCTCTTGATTTTTCGTTGATGGGTAATCATTCAATAACCGACAAAAATTTCAGTTATCACTGTACCCTACTCCTTTCCGATGTTCTTTGGTCGAAATGGAAAAAGAAAAATCCTGACAAATACTTAGAAAGCGAAAAAGAAGAAGAATTTGGCAAGGGAAAATCTAAGTTGTTTGTGGTTATTGCCGGCGATGGTAATGGCGTGAGTATTAAATACGACAGAGAAGTGTCGAGACAGAAATTTAAAAAAGATGTTGAAGAGCAAAAAATAGACCTTAAACAAGCCTTAAACCGTGAATTCAATTGGTTTAAAAACGATACTACCTTAAAAAAAGATGTAAATAAAACCCAAAGCACCGAAGAAAAAACTTTCACAATCGAGTGGGAAGATGAGTAA
- a CDS encoding ATP-binding cassette domain-containing protein, with the protein MISVQNISMHYGGNYLFKNVSFLIGAKDRIGLTGKNGAGKTTLLRIIAGTESPESGSIEKPNDFVIGFLPQEKTLKNTLSVIEETKKAFVDVNNIKKKIESLTKQLTSRTDYHSEEYADIAQKLHDANERFILFEGDRINQECEKVLKGLGFVSDDFNRQLNTFSGGWQMRVELAKILLQQPQLILLDEPTNHLDIESIQWLETYLSTYSGAVMMVSHDRTFLDKITTRTLDLMNKQIYDYKTNYSDYLVKRSELIETQKATLENQQAEIQNIERFIERFRYKSSKAKQVQSKIKLLNKMDIVEVDKIDTSSIRFLFQPAPSSGRVVLDLENVSKSYGDHKVLSNIDLTIERGDFVAFIGKNGEGKSTMAKIITGEIDFVGKKTIGHNVQIGYFAQNQNELLDPELTVYDTISNVAVGDIRQKIRPLLGSFLFGNDDIEKKVKVLSGGEKTRLSLIKLLLNPYNFLILDEPTNHLDMTSKDILKNALLHYDGTAVIISHDRDFLQGLTNKVVEFKNKKIKTYLGDIFDFLEYRKIESLKELEKQTKKAVSSAVKEDSEQKIAYQNKKEFERNVRKIENAILKIEQEIDSLENQISETENNLADPQKQGNQEFITKQYTLYKQLKSSLDENWLLWNEKHEELDMLKNDNE; encoded by the coding sequence GTGATTTCTGTACAAAACATATCGATGCACTACGGCGGCAATTATCTGTTTAAAAACGTCAGTTTTTTAATCGGAGCCAAAGACCGTATTGGTTTGACAGGCAAAAACGGAGCCGGCAAAACAACTCTGCTTAGAATAATTGCAGGAACCGAATCGCCTGAAAGCGGAAGCATTGAAAAGCCCAACGATTTTGTAATTGGTTTTTTGCCACAAGAAAAGACGTTAAAAAACACGCTTAGCGTTATTGAAGAAACCAAAAAAGCTTTTGTCGATGTCAACAATATCAAAAAAAAGATAGAAAGTCTGACCAAACAATTAACTTCTCGCACCGATTACCATTCGGAAGAATACGCCGATATTGCTCAAAAGCTACACGATGCCAACGAAAGGTTTATCTTGTTTGAAGGCGACCGCATTAACCAAGAGTGCGAAAAAGTTTTAAAAGGTTTGGGATTTGTTTCCGACGATTTCAACCGACAACTGAACACTTTTAGCGGTGGTTGGCAAATGCGCGTTGAACTTGCAAAAATATTGCTGCAACAACCGCAACTTATCTTGCTTGATGAGCCCACAAACCACCTTGATATAGAATCTATACAGTGGTTGGAAACATATCTTAGCACGTACAGCGGCGCTGTTATGATGGTTTCGCACGACCGTACGTTTTTAGACAAAATTACTACGCGAACCCTCGACCTGATGAATAAGCAAATATACGACTACAAAACCAACTACTCCGATTATTTGGTCAAGCGTAGCGAATTGATTGAAACTCAGAAAGCAACTTTGGAAAATCAACAAGCGGAAATTCAAAATATCGAAAGATTTATTGAACGATTCAGATACAAAAGTTCTAAGGCAAAGCAAGTGCAATCAAAAATAAAGCTTCTGAATAAGATGGATATTGTTGAAGTCGATAAAATTGATACAAGTTCCATCAGATTTCTTTTTCAGCCGGCACCAAGCTCCGGCAGAGTGGTTTTAGATTTGGAAAACGTATCTAAGAGCTACGGCGACCATAAAGTCCTTAGCAATATAGACTTGACCATCGAGCGTGGCGATTTTGTGGCTTTTATCGGCAAAAACGGCGAAGGAAAATCGACTATGGCGAAAATTATTACCGGAGAAATCGATTTTGTCGGCAAAAAAACCATAGGACACAACGTGCAAATCGGCTACTTTGCTCAAAATCAGAATGAATTGTTAGACCCCGAACTCACCGTTTACGACACTATTTCAAACGTCGCCGTAGGCGATATACGACAAAAAATCAGACCGCTGCTTGGCAGTTTCCTTTTCGGCAACGACGATATCGAGAAAAAAGTAAAAGTACTTTCGGGTGGCGAAAAAACAAGACTTTCGCTGATAAAACTTTTGCTCAATCCTTATAATTTTCTCATATTAGATGAGCCTACAAACCATTTGGATATGACAAGTAAGGATATTCTGAAAAATGCTCTTTTGCACTACGACGGAACCGCCGTAATTATTTCGCACGATAGAGATTTCTTGCAAGGTCTGACAAACAAAGTCGTAGAATTTAAAAACAAGAAAATTAAAACGTACTTAGGCGATATATTCGACTTTTTGGAATACCGAAAAATTGAATCTCTGAAAGAGTTGGAAAAACAAACCAAAAAAGCTGTAAGCAGCGCCGTAAAAGAAGATAGTGAGCAGAAAATCGCTTATCAAAACAAAAAGGAATTTGAAAGAAATGTTAGAAAAATAGAAAATGCTATTCTAAAAATTGAGCAAGAAATCGAT